In Pelmatolapia mariae isolate MD_Pm_ZW linkage group LG2, Pm_UMD_F_2, whole genome shotgun sequence, one DNA window encodes the following:
- the c1qtnf2 gene encoding complement C1q tumor necrosis factor-related protein 2, with the protein MGHNFSTVPIMLQMFVMIYVLSVVVSQSTNPPSKRGRNFTIHSSQLVCSLPGPAGPAGNPGAPGSPGAMGPMGPPGTDGQDGKDGEKGEKGDQGDPGRPGNPGKLGEKGREGIIGKAGPRGLKGQRGKPGISGTWGQKGDVGDMGEEGAPGGCNCGKQARSAFSVAVTKSYPKERTPIRFTRILLNEGNHYNASSGKFVCVIPGVYYFTYDITLANKHLAIGLVHNGQYKIKTFDANTGNYDVASGSTVLHLKESDQVWLQIFYSEQNGLFFDPFWTDSTFTGFLIYPDQEFLNEADRKANAQDENE; encoded by the exons ATGGGTCATAATTTCTCAACTG TTCCCATCatgctccagatgtttgtgaTGATCTATGTGCTGTCAGTTGTCGTCTCGCAGTCAACAAATCCCCCATCTAAGAGAGGTCGGAATTTCACCATCCACTCATCCCAGCTGGTCTGCAGTCTGCCGGGCCCAGCGGGGCCTGCAGGGAACCCAGGAGCCCCTGGGTCACCCGGGGCCATGGGCCCCATGGGGCCCCCCGGGACAGACGGCCAAGATGGGAAGGATGGAGAGAAGGGAGAGAAGGGAGATCAAG GTGATCCAGGGAGACCTGGGAACCCAGGCAAACTGGGTGAGAAAGGTCGTGAGGGTATTATTGGCAAGGCTGGACCTCGGGGACTGAAAGGACAACGTGGAAAACCCGGAATATCTGGAACCTGGGGACAAAAAGGAGACGTGGGTGACATGGGCGAGGAAGGAGCTCCAGGTGGTTGTAACTGTGGCAAGCAAGCACGATCAGCTTTCTCTGTGGCTGTGACAAAGAGCTATCCTAAAGAGCGCACGCCCATCCGCTTCACCCGGATCCTGCTGAATGAAGGGAATCACTACAATGCCTCCAGCGGGAAGTTTGTCTGTGTTATCCCTGGAGTATATTACTTTACCTATGACATCACACTGGCCAACAAGCACCTCGCCATCGGGTTAGTTCACAATGGGCAGTACAAGATCAAAACATTTGATGCAAACACTGGGAACTATGACGTGGCGTCTGGTTCTACTGTTCTCCACCTGAAGGAGTCAGACCAGGTCTGGCTGCAGATCTTCTACTCGGAGCAGAACGGACTCTTTTTTGATCCTTTTTGGACAGACAGCACCTTTACGGGCTTCCTAATCTACCCTGACCAGGAATTTCTCAATGAAGCAGATAGAAAAGCAAATGCTCAGGATGAAAATGAATGA